GCTTCCAGGCGCTGCTGGATGAAGGCGATGAAGTCATCGTCTTCGCGCCGTACTGGGTGAGCTACCCGGACATGGTGCACCTGGCGGGCGGCACGCCGGTCATCGTCCCCACGCGCGAGGAGGACGGCTACGCGCCGGACCCCGCCGCCATCAAGAAGGCGCTCACCCCGCGCACGCGCGCCATCATCCTCAACAGCCCGGCCAACCCCACGGGCGCGGTGTACTCGCGCGCCACACTGGAGGGCATCGCGGACGCGGTGCGCGGCCACGACTGCATCATCGTCACCGACGACATGTACGAGAAGCTCCTCTACACGGGGGAGCCGTTCCTCAACCTGGGCAACGTGGCGCCGGACCTGGTGCCGCGGCTGCTGGTGTCCAACGGCCTGTCCAAGTCCCACGCGATGACGGGCTGGCGGCTGGGCTACGCGGCGGGCCCCAAGGCGCTCATCTCCGGCATGCAGCTGGTGCAGGACCAGTCCACGTCCAACGCGTCCTCCATCACGCAGAAGGCGGCGCTGGCGGCGCTCAACGGCCCCTCGGACACCATCACCGCGATGGTGAACGAGTACCGCGCGCGCCGTGACCTGTTCGTCGCGGGGCTCAACGCCATCCCGGGCATCCGCTGCCGGCTGCCGGAGGGCGCCTTCTACGCGATGGCGGACGTGCGTGGGCTCCTGGGCAGGACGTACCAGGGCAAGCCGCTGACGGACTCGCTCCAGCTCTCCGAGGCGCTGCTCAACGACTTCCTGGTCGCGGCCGTGCCGGGGGATCCGTTCGGCGCGCCGGGCTACATCCGCATGAGCTTCGTCACCTCGCGCGAGGTGCTGCAGAAGGGCCTGACGCGCCTGCGGGACTTCGTCGCGGCGCTGAGCTGAGCGCGGGCGCGGTCTGGGAGGACGGTGGCCCCGGTGGGAACGCCGGGCGCACCGGGGCGTCTCTTCAGTCCGTGTACGCGAAGGCGTGCCAGGTCAGGTCCGGGCTGCCGCGGAAGAGGAAGATGGCCGCGTGGCCGGAGAGGTTGCCCACCGCGGCCCAGGTGTCCTTGAGCGCGCGCGGATCCAGTCCCAGGCGCGCGGGCGGCTTGCCGTACTTCTTCTCCATCTCCGCGATGGGCAGCACTTCGATGTCGTAGAGGGTGATGAGGTCCGTGCGCCGCGCGCGCAGCTGCTTCACCCACGCCTGCACCAATTCGTCAGGCGTGTTGAAGCGCTTGTCCTCCAGCTGGAACGGGAAGATGAGCTCCGTGGACGCGGTGCGCACATCCCCCGTCAGCAGGCTCTGGAAGAGGAAGCGCGCCTCGTTGTGGATCACCGAGCGGGCGATGCCCTCGGGCGACAGGTCCTCCTCGGTGGGGCGCGCGGCTTCGCGGCCCGGGCCCAGATGGACGGTGCCCGCGGTGGAGGGCGTGGGCGGCGTGGGCGGGCGCGCCGTGGGGGGCACGGGCGCGGCGGCCGGGGGCGTGGCGGCGGCCTGCGGAGGCTTGCGAGCGGCCGGGGGGGGAGCCGCCGCCGGAGGCTGGGCCGCGGCGGGCGCCGGAGTGGTCTCGGCGGGGGCAGGCGTCGGCGCCGGGGTGGGCGCGGCGGGAGCAGGCGTCGGCGCCGGGGTGGGCTCGGCGGGGGCGGGCGTGGCGGCGGGAGCGGTGTCCTGGGCGAGGGCGGGCGCGGAGAGAAGGACCAGCAGGGCCAGGGGCCAGCGACGCATGAAACCTCCGGAGGGAAGCGCGGCAGCGTAGCAGAGGACGCCGGAGCAGGTCCCCGAGCGAGCGGCCAATCGGACAGGTCCTTCGCATGCCACAACGCACCGCGTGCATGTGGGGGCGGACGTTGGTATGGGGGGCGCCCGATGCCCAAGCGTACCGATATCCGGAAGGTTCTCGTGATTGGCTCGGGCCCGATTGTCATCGGGCAGGCCGTCGAGTTCGACTACTCAGGCACCCAGGCGATCAAGGCGCTTCGGGACGAGGGCGTGGAGGTGGTGCTGCTCAACAGCAACCCCGCCACGGTGATGACGGACCCAGAGTTCGCGCACCGCACCTACATTGAACCCATCACCGTGGAGGCGGCGGAGAAGATCCTCGCCGCCGAGCGCCCGGACTCCCTGCTGCCGACCATGGGCGGGCAGACGGCGCTGAACCTGGCCAAGGCGCTCGCGGAGAAGGGCATCCTGGAGAAGTACGGGGTGCGGCTCATCGGCGCGTCCCTGGAGGCCATCAACAAGGCCGAGGACCGCCAGCTCTTCAAGGCGGCCATGCAGAAGATCGGCGTGGCGCTGCCCAAGAGCGGCTACGCGACGACGCTCACGGACGCCATGGCGCTGGTGGAGGAGATCGGCTTCCCGGCCATCATCCGCCCGTCCTTCACGCTGGGCGGCACGGGCGGCGGCATCGCGTACAACCGCGAGGAGTTCGAGGCCATCTGCCGCTCGGGCCTCAAGGCGAGCCCCACCTCCACCATCCTCGTGGAGGAGAGCGTGCTCGGCTGGAAGGAGTACGAGCTGGAGGTGGTCCGCGACTCCGCGGACAACGTCATCATCATCTGCTCCATCGAGAACCTGGATCCGATGGGCGTGCACACCGGTGACTCCATCACCGTGGCGCCGGCGCAGACGCTGACGGACCGCGAGTACCAGCGCATGCGGCAGGCGTCGCTGGCCGTCATCCGCGAGATCGGCGTCGACACGGGCGGCTCCAACATCCAGTTCGGCATCCACCCGCGCGACGGCCGCATGGTCGTCATTGAAATGAACCCGCGCGTGTCGCGCTCCAGCGCGCTGGCGTCCAAGGCGACGGGCTACCCCATCGCGAAGGTCGCCGCGAAGCTGGCGCTGGGCTACACGCTGGATGAATTGCGCAACGACATCACCCGCGACACGCCGGCCTCCTTCGAGCCGACGCTGGACTACGTGGTGGTGAAGGTGCCGCGCTTCAACTTCGAGAAGTTCCCCAAGGCGGACCGCACGCTGACCACGAGCATGCGCTCGGTGGGCGAGGTGATGGCCATTGGCCGCACCTTCCCCGAGGCGTACATGAAGGCGCTGCGCTCCATGGAGCTGGGGCGCGTGGGCCTGGAGTCGCCGGAGCTGCCCACGGAGAAGGAGGAGCGGGAGAAGGTCCTGCACGAGGGCCTGCGCGTGCCCCGTCCGGAGCGCCCGTGGTTCGTGGCGCAGGCCTTCCGCGAGGGCATGACGGTGGAGCAGGTGCACCAGCTCTCCGCCATCGACCCGTGGTTCCTGCGGCACATCGAGGCGCTGGTGCGCGAGGCGCAGGCGCTGGCGGACATTGGCCGTCTGGACCACCTGGCGGACGACGTGCTCCGTCAGGCCAAGGCGCACGGCTTCTCCGACAAGTACCTGGGCAACCTGATGGGCTACCCGGAGGCGGAGGTGCGGGCGCACCGGCACGCGCGCGGCATCCGACCGGTGTTCAAGCGGGTGGACACCTGCGCCGCGGAGTTCGAGGCGTACACGCCCTACCTCTACTCCACCTACGAGGAGGAGGACGAGGCGCCCCCCACGGACCGGCAGAAGGTGCTGATCCTTGGCAGCGGTCCCATCCGCATCGGCCAGGGCATCGAGTTCGACTACGCGTGCGTGCACGCGGCCTTCGCGCTGCGCGAGGCCGGGTACGAGACGGTGATGGTCAACTGCAACCCGGAGACGGTGTCCACGGACTACGACACGTCCGACCGCCTCTACTTCGAGCCGCTCACGATTGAAGACGTGCTGGAGGTGTCCCAGCGCGAGAAGCCGGTGGGCGCCATCGTGCAGTTCGGCGGGCAGACGCCGCTGCGCCTGAGCGTGCCGCTGGAGCAGGCGGGGCTGCCCATCCTGGGCACGTCGCCGGACGCCATCGACCGGGCGGAGGACCGCGAGAAGTTCGCGAAGCTGATTGAGAAGCTGGGCCTGAAGCAGCCGGAGAACGGCGTCGCGCGCAGCCACGCGGAGGCCTTCAAGGTGGCCGAGCGCATTGGCTACCCGGTGATGGTGCGCCCGTCGTACGTGCTGGGCGGCCGGGCGATGGAGACGGTCTACGACGCGGCCAGCCTGGAGCGCTACATGCGCGAGGCGGTGAGCGCGTCGCCGGAGCACCCGGTGCTCATTGACCGCTTCCTGAAGGACGCGATTGAAGTGGACCTGGACCTGGTGGCGGACCGCACCGGGCAGGTGCTGATTGGCGGCGTGCTGGAGCACATCCAGGAGGCGGGCGTGCACTCGGGTGACGCGGCGGCGACGCTGCCTCCGCACTCGCTGTCTCCGGACTTGGTGGAGCGGATGAAGGACCAGGCCATCTCCATGGCGCGCGAGCTGGGCGTGGTGGGCCTGATGAACGTGCAGTTCGCCATCCAGGGGAAGAACATCTACATCCTGGAGGTGAACCCGCGCGCCAGCCGCACGGTGCCGTTCATCTCCAAGGCGACGGGCGTCCCGATGGCGAAGATCGCCGCGCTCTGCATGGTGGGCAAGACGCTGAAGGAGCTGGACCGCACGGAGGAGCCGGAGTTCCGGCACGTGGCGGTGAAGGAGAGCGTCTTCCCGTTC
The sequence above is drawn from the Corallococcus sp. NCRR genome and encodes:
- a CDS encoding pyridoxal phosphate-dependent aminotransferase, which produces MKLARRLQAIKPSATLALNARAKALAASGKDVVVLAAGEPDFDTPEFVKQAAIDALRTGFTKYTATAGMPELREAVCRKLEKDNGLKYAPDQVVVTAGGKQSLYNCFQALLDEGDEVIVFAPYWVSYPDMVHLAGGTPVIVPTREEDGYAPDPAAIKKALTPRTRAIILNSPANPTGAVYSRATLEGIADAVRGHDCIIVTDDMYEKLLYTGEPFLNLGNVAPDLVPRLLVSNGLSKSHAMTGWRLGYAAGPKALISGMQLVQDQSTSNASSITQKAALAALNGPSDTITAMVNEYRARRDLFVAGLNAIPGIRCRLPEGAFYAMADVRGLLGRTYQGKPLTDSLQLSEALLNDFLVAAVPGDPFGAPGYIRMSFVTSREVLQKGLTRLRDFVAALS
- the carB gene encoding carbamoyl-phosphate synthase large subunit; the encoded protein is MPKRTDIRKVLVIGSGPIVIGQAVEFDYSGTQAIKALRDEGVEVVLLNSNPATVMTDPEFAHRTYIEPITVEAAEKILAAERPDSLLPTMGGQTALNLAKALAEKGILEKYGVRLIGASLEAINKAEDRQLFKAAMQKIGVALPKSGYATTLTDAMALVEEIGFPAIIRPSFTLGGTGGGIAYNREEFEAICRSGLKASPTSTILVEESVLGWKEYELEVVRDSADNVIIICSIENLDPMGVHTGDSITVAPAQTLTDREYQRMRQASLAVIREIGVDTGGSNIQFGIHPRDGRMVVIEMNPRVSRSSALASKATGYPIAKVAAKLALGYTLDELRNDITRDTPASFEPTLDYVVVKVPRFNFEKFPKADRTLTTSMRSVGEVMAIGRTFPEAYMKALRSMELGRVGLESPELPTEKEEREKVLHEGLRVPRPERPWFVAQAFREGMTVEQVHQLSAIDPWFLRHIEALVREAQALADIGRLDHLADDVLRQAKAHGFSDKYLGNLMGYPEAEVRAHRHARGIRPVFKRVDTCAAEFEAYTPYLYSTYEEEDEAPPTDRQKVLILGSGPIRIGQGIEFDYACVHAAFALREAGYETVMVNCNPETVSTDYDTSDRLYFEPLTIEDVLEVSQREKPVGAIVQFGGQTPLRLSVPLEQAGLPILGTSPDAIDRAEDREKFAKLIEKLGLKQPENGVARSHAEAFKVAERIGYPVMVRPSYVLGGRAMETVYDAASLERYMREAVSASPEHPVLIDRFLKDAIEVDLDLVADRTGQVLIGGVLEHIQEAGVHSGDAAATLPPHSLSPDLVERMKDQAISMARELGVVGLMNVQFAIQGKNIYILEVNPRASRTVPFISKATGVPMAKIAALCMVGKTLKELDRTEEPEFRHVAVKESVFPFARFAGVDVILGPEMKSTGEVMGLAEDYASAFAKSQLAAGVKLPKSGRVFISVKDDDKPAVVDLAKRLRSMGFTLTATAGTHDYLLTKGIESQRVQKVKEGRPNIVDKIVDGEIVLVINTTFGKQEIADSFSIRREALMHSVPYYTTVQAARMAVGALESLKRSDLAVKPLQGYLYGEIGVPPARR